A region from the Catellatospora sp. TT07R-123 genome encodes:
- a CDS encoding isochorismatase family protein: MALDADYAAAGFARRLGWGRRPALLLVDPVVAYTADGSPLRLDTGDAAVAAMAGLLAAARAAGAPVVLTGVRYADASCAEAPLFAAKVPVLSVFAAGGPLGEFPAALAPAPGEHVVLKHYASAFAGTALAAWLTANGVDTVVIGGFSTSGCVRATAVDALQHGFRPMVVRQACADRDPGPHEANLFDLDAKYADVVDQAEALDRLAAAGGPV, encoded by the coding sequence CCTGGACGCCGACTACGCCGCCGCCGGGTTCGCGCGGCGGCTGGGCTGGGGGCGGCGGCCCGCGCTGCTGCTGGTCGACCCGGTGGTGGCGTACACGGCGGACGGGTCGCCGCTGCGCCTGGACACCGGGGACGCCGCGGTGGCCGCGATGGCGGGCCTGCTCGCGGCCGCGCGGGCGGCCGGGGCGCCGGTGGTGCTGACCGGCGTCCGGTACGCCGACGCCAGCTGTGCCGAGGCGCCGCTGTTCGCCGCGAAGGTGCCGGTGCTGTCGGTGTTCGCGGCGGGCGGGCCGCTGGGGGAGTTCCCGGCCGCGCTGGCCCCCGCCCCGGGCGAGCATGTGGTGCTCAAGCACTACGCCAGCGCGTTCGCGGGCACCGCGCTGGCGGCGTGGCTGACCGCCAACGGGGTGGACACCGTGGTGATCGGCGGGTTCTCGACCAGCGGGTGCGTCCGGGCGACCGCGGTGGACGCGCTCCAGCACGGGTTCCGGCCGATGGTGGTGCGCCAGGCGTGCGCCGACCGCGACCCCGGGCCGCACGAGGCGAACCTGTTCGACCTGGACGCCAAGTACGCCGACGTGGTGGACCAGGCCGAGGCCCTGGACCGGCTGGCGGCGGCGGGAGGTCCCGTCTGA